Proteins from one Candidatus Nitrospira nitrificans genomic window:
- a CDS encoding DUF1207 domain-containing protein: MGRRVLSCDRWMVGILSLMFLLVGPAYADDADNKKPDDPKPKEVLDCRYGHTYKKSDGETVGEAFPSDDVFRPLLADPKQPQFFATWRATRSRTDRTTSNIGSVAIGENFGFYTRREGCNGWQISLLTGIFAQFDLDEKNAQLINTDFNVGIPITWRSGNWSARLRYYHQSSHIGDEFLAANPGFKSITFILEEVDAILSYEYRWLRLYGGGGYLVHREPATFDRGKIQWGFEARAPSMRTRILGSFLDQLVVTPVLSADFKSIEAHGWIIDTNVLGGFEWSRTGSLRRFRILATYFHGYNPYGLFAINQKIESIGLGAYFMF, from the coding sequence ATGGGCCGGAGGGTGCTGTCTTGCGATCGATGGATGGTTGGAATACTTTCTCTTATGTTTCTGCTGGTAGGACCAGCCTATGCGGATGATGCGGACAACAAGAAGCCGGATGATCCGAAGCCGAAGGAGGTGCTCGATTGTCGATATGGGCACACCTATAAAAAAAGCGACGGCGAAACCGTCGGAGAAGCCTTTCCTTCCGACGACGTCTTCCGTCCCCTCTTGGCGGACCCCAAGCAGCCGCAGTTCTTTGCGACTTGGCGAGCGACCCGATCACGAACCGACCGCACGACGTCCAACATCGGGTCGGTTGCGATCGGAGAAAACTTCGGCTTTTATACGAGGCGGGAAGGATGCAATGGATGGCAGATAAGCCTGCTCACCGGCATTTTTGCTCAATTCGACTTGGATGAAAAGAACGCCCAACTGATCAACACGGACTTCAATGTCGGCATTCCGATTACCTGGCGCTCGGGAAATTGGTCCGCGCGATTGCGCTATTATCATCAAAGCAGCCACATCGGCGACGAGTTTTTGGCGGCTAATCCAGGGTTCAAGTCGATCACGTTCATCCTTGAGGAAGTGGACGCGATTCTTTCCTATGAATACCGATGGCTGCGCCTCTATGGAGGAGGCGGGTATTTGGTGCATCGCGAGCCGGCCACGTTCGACCGCGGAAAGATCCAGTGGGGATTTGAGGCGCGGGCACCGTCGATGCGCACACGGATCTTGGGGTCGTTCCTTGACCAGCTGGTCGTGACGCCTGTGCTGTCGGCGGATTTCAAGTCGATAGAGGCGCACGGTTGGATCATCGACACCAATGTGCTCGGCGGTTTCGAATGGTCGCGAACCGGTTCGCTCCGCCGGTTTCGGATCTTGGCGACGTATTTCCACGGGTATAATCCCTATGGGCTGTTTGCGATCAACCAGAAAATCGAATCGATAGGGCTTGGGGCCTACTTCATGTTTTAG
- a CDS encoding phosphoketolase family protein, translated as MKTTTRNSELLARMDAYWRAANYLSVGQIYLYDNPLLTQGLIRAHVKPRLLGHWGTTPGLNFIYVHLNRLITRHDLNMIYIAGPGHGGPGLVANAYLEGTYSEVYPDVSQDEQGMKRLFKQFSFPGGIPSHVAPETPGSIHEGGELGYSLSHAYGAVFDNPDLIAACVVGDGEAETGPLATSWHSNKFLNPVTDGVVLPILHLNGYKIANPTVLARIGQDELEQLFRGYGHRPYFVEGRDPSEMHRLMAETLDAVMQDIRRIKTESRTEGAPKRPLWPMIVLRTPKGWTCPPQIDGKRTEDYWRSHQVPMGDMDKPAHVKILEQWMKSYKPQDLFDKSGRLKPELAELAPKGDRRMSANPHANGGLLLKDLRLPDFRRYAVAVKQPGAVQAEATRVMGAFLRDTMKINMERRNFRLFSPDENNSNRWQDVLDVTDRAWMAERRPDDDHLAPDGRVMEMLSEHQCQGWLEGYLLTGRHGFFSCYEAFIHIIDSMFNQHAKWLKVCNRIPWRRPIASLNYLLSSHVWRQDHNGFSHQDPGFIDHVVNKKAEVIRVYLPPDANTLLCVTDHCLRSRNHVNVIVAGKQSAPQWLDMDAAVKHCTAGIGIWEWASNDRNSEPDVVMACCGDVPTLETLAAVSLLRQYLPDVKARVVNVVDLMKLQPSAEHPNGLSDRDFDALFTTDKPIIFAFHGYPWLIHRLTYRRTNHKNLHVRGYKEEGTTSTPFDMVVMNDLDRFHLVADVIDRIPLRGSRADYAKQALRDKRIEHKHYIAEHGEDMPEIRHWKWGVSPKPARKGRR; from the coding sequence ATGAAGACGACAACACGAAACTCGGAATTGCTTGCGCGGATGGATGCCTATTGGCGAGCGGCCAATTATCTCTCCGTCGGCCAGATTTATCTGTACGACAATCCGTTGCTGACACAGGGGCTGATACGCGCTCATGTCAAGCCTCGCTTGCTCGGTCATTGGGGCACGACTCCCGGATTGAATTTCATCTATGTGCATCTGAACCGGCTCATCACGCGACATGATCTCAACATGATCTATATCGCCGGTCCGGGTCATGGCGGACCGGGTCTCGTCGCCAACGCCTACCTCGAAGGCACGTACAGCGAAGTCTATCCGGACGTCTCGCAGGACGAGCAGGGCATGAAACGGTTGTTCAAGCAGTTCTCGTTTCCCGGCGGTATTCCCAGCCACGTCGCGCCGGAAACGCCGGGTTCCATTCATGAGGGCGGCGAATTGGGCTACTCATTGTCGCATGCCTATGGCGCGGTGTTCGACAATCCGGATCTCATCGCCGCCTGCGTGGTCGGCGACGGGGAAGCGGAAACCGGTCCCCTCGCCACGAGCTGGCATTCCAACAAGTTTCTGAATCCGGTCACCGATGGGGTCGTCCTGCCGATTCTCCATTTGAACGGGTACAAGATCGCCAATCCCACGGTCCTGGCCAGGATCGGTCAGGACGAGCTGGAGCAACTGTTTCGCGGCTACGGCCACCGCCCCTATTTCGTCGAGGGCCGCGATCCGTCGGAGATGCACCGGCTGATGGCGGAGACGCTTGATGCCGTCATGCAAGACATCCGACGAATCAAAACGGAATCGCGCACAGAGGGCGCCCCAAAGCGACCGCTCTGGCCCATGATCGTGCTCCGAACACCCAAAGGCTGGACCTGTCCTCCGCAGATCGACGGCAAGCGGACCGAGGATTACTGGCGTTCGCACCAGGTCCCCATGGGCGACATGGACAAGCCGGCGCATGTGAAGATTCTTGAACAGTGGATGAAGAGCTACAAGCCTCAGGACCTGTTCGACAAGTCGGGGCGATTGAAGCCCGAACTCGCCGAACTGGCGCCCAAGGGTGATCGGCGCATGAGCGCAAATCCTCATGCAAACGGTGGGTTGCTGTTGAAGGATTTACGGCTGCCGGATTTTCGTCGATACGCCGTTGCCGTGAAACAGCCCGGCGCCGTCCAAGCCGAGGCGACCCGCGTCATGGGAGCGTTTCTGCGGGACACGATGAAGATCAACATGGAGCGCCGGAACTTCCGCCTCTTCAGCCCGGATGAGAACAATTCCAACCGTTGGCAAGACGTCTTGGACGTCACCGACCGTGCCTGGATGGCGGAGCGCCGGCCCGACGACGACCACCTGGCGCCGGACGGCCGGGTGATGGAGATGCTCAGCGAGCACCAGTGCCAGGGCTGGCTGGAAGGGTATCTCTTGACCGGCCGACATGGCTTCTTCTCCTGTTATGAAGCGTTCATCCACATCATCGATTCCATGTTCAACCAACATGCCAAGTGGCTCAAGGTCTGCAACCGCATTCCATGGCGACGACCGATCGCCTCGCTGAATTACTTGTTGTCCTCCCATGTCTGGCGGCAGGATCACAACGGCTTCAGCCATCAAGATCCTGGGTTTATCGATCACGTGGTCAACAAGAAAGCCGAGGTGATCCGGGTCTATCTGCCACCCGACGCCAATACGTTGCTGTGTGTCACCGACCATTGTCTGCGCAGTCGCAACCATGTGAACGTCATCGTGGCCGGCAAACAGTCGGCGCCGCAATGGCTCGACATGGATGCGGCGGTGAAGCATTGCACGGCCGGCATCGGCATTTGGGAATGGGCGAGTAACGATCGGAACAGCGAACCGGACGTGGTCATGGCCTGTTGCGGCGATGTCCCCACGCTGGAAACGCTGGCGGCCGTCTCTTTGCTGCGGCAGTACTTGCCGGACGTGAAAGCGCGAGTGGTCAACGTGGTGGATCTCATGAAGCTGCAACCCTCCGCCGAACATCCGAACGGATTATCCGACAGGGACTTCGATGCCTTGTTCACGACGGACAAGCCGATCATCTTCGCGTTCCACGGCTACCCGTGGCTGATCCACCGACTCACCTACCGACGGACGAATCACAAGAATCTGCATGTGCGCGGGTACAAAGAAGAGGGGACCACGTCGACCCCGTTCGACATGGTGGTGATGAACGATCTCGATCGGTTTCATCTGGTCGCTGATGTCATCGACCGGATCCCCCTGCGCGGCTCGCGGGCCGACTATGCCAAGCAGGCCCTCCGCGACAAGCGCATCGAACACAAGCACTATATCGCCGAACACGGCGAAGACATGCCGGAGATCCGCCACTGGAAGTGGGGCGTGAGTCCGAAGCCTGCGCGAAAGGGGCGCAGGTAA